A single Cupriavidus sp. D39 DNA region contains:
- a CDS encoding SPFH domain-containing protein, which produces MSIGSFIKKQFIDILQWTEDTDGVLAWRYPMEDMEIQYGGSLTVRESQMAVFVNEGKIADVFGPGMHKLTTQTLPVLTYLKNWDKLFESPFKSDVYFFSTRLQIGRKWGTAQPITIRDADFGMVRLRAFGLYSYKVADAARFYTEISGTRAEYTRDEVEEQLRNLLIATMTATLGGASVPFLDMAANQALMSQTIRDKLVPEFERYGVALDNFAVTNVSLPEELQKAIDTRISMGMMGDMAKFTQYQVATSIPLAAQNEGGVAGLGASLAAGAVMGQAMAGGLGAAAGVQPAAPAPAVAAAPAAAPADDPAARLQKLKDLLDKSLISQAEFDTAKAEILKKLIG; this is translated from the coding sequence ATGAGCATCGGATCGTTCATCAAGAAGCAGTTTATCGACATCCTCCAATGGACGGAGGACACCGACGGCGTGCTGGCCTGGCGCTATCCGATGGAGGATATGGAAATCCAGTACGGCGGCAGCCTGACCGTGCGCGAGTCGCAGATGGCGGTGTTCGTCAACGAAGGCAAGATCGCCGACGTGTTCGGGCCCGGCATGCACAAGCTCACCACGCAGACGCTGCCGGTGCTGACCTACCTGAAGAACTGGGACAAGCTGTTCGAGTCGCCCTTCAAGTCGGACGTGTACTTCTTCAGCACGCGCCTGCAGATCGGCCGCAAGTGGGGCACCGCCCAGCCGATTACCATCCGCGACGCCGATTTCGGCATGGTGCGGCTGCGCGCCTTCGGCCTGTACTCGTACAAGGTGGCAGACGCCGCCAGGTTCTATACCGAGATCAGCGGCACGCGCGCCGAGTACACCCGCGACGAGGTAGAAGAGCAGTTGCGCAACCTGCTGATCGCCACCATGACCGCCACGCTGGGCGGCGCCTCGGTGCCTTTCCTGGACATGGCCGCCAACCAGGCGCTGATGTCGCAGACCATCCGCGACAAGCTGGTGCCCGAGTTCGAGCGCTATGGCGTGGCGCTGGACAATTTCGCGGTGACCAATGTGTCGCTGCCGGAGGAACTGCAAAAGGCCATCGACACCCGCATCTCCATGGGCATGATGGGCGATATGGCGAAGTTCACGCAGTACCAGGTCGCCACCTCGATCCCGCTGGCCGCGCAGAACGAGGGCGGCGTGGCCGGACTTGGCGCCAGCCTGGCGGCTGGCGCGGTGATGGGCCAGGCGATGGCGGGCGGGCTGGGCGCCGCCGCGGGCGTCCAGCCTGCCGCACCCGCACCCGCCGTGGCAGCGGCGCCGGCAGCAGCGCCCGCCGACGATCCCGCCGCGCGCCTGCAAAAGCTCAAGGACCTGCTCGACAAGAGCCTGATCTCCCAGGCTGAGTTCGACACCGCGAAGGCCGAGATCCTCAAGAAACTGATCGGCTGA
- a CDS encoding DUF350 domain-containing protein encodes MQAIYAYVLHLLAGLALLAVFVGVYTRITPFREFALIRQGNLAAALSLSGAMIGFCFTLSSSIQHNDTFLLFLVWSVGAMLVQALAYAGLARALPDMDAAIESNNIGMGGLMGAISVTVGAINAACLS; translated from the coding sequence ATGCAAGCCATCTACGCCTACGTGCTGCACCTGCTGGCCGGCCTTGCCTTGCTGGCAGTGTTCGTCGGAGTCTACACCAGGATCACGCCGTTTCGCGAGTTCGCGCTGATCCGCCAGGGCAACCTCGCGGCGGCGCTTTCGCTGTCGGGGGCGATGATCGGATTTTGCTTTACGCTGTCGTCCAGCATCCAGCACAACGACACCTTCCTCTTGTTCCTGGTGTGGTCGGTGGGTGCGATGCTGGTGCAGGCGCTGGCCTATGCGGGCCTGGCGCGCGCGCTGCCCGACATGGACGCAGCGATCGAATCGAACAATATCGGCATGGGTGGGCTGATGGGCGCCATCTCGGTGACGGTGGGCGCGATCAACGCCGCCTGCCTGTCCTGA